A window from Streptomyces sp. NBC_00271 encodes these proteins:
- a CDS encoding TIGR03364 family FAD-dependent oxidoreductase, whose protein sequence is MRVIVVGAGVVGTLHAWHAVERGHEVVQIEREAEARGASLRNFGQIWVSGRAGGEELETALRARELWEGIGARVPGVGFRACGSLTPVRNPRELAVAEAALAREDAAARGYKLLAADEARAVNPALRGAFEAALFCERDAAVEPRTAQLALRAELSKSPNYTFLPGREVRDVVGEHAVRDDHGDVHTGDVVVLCTGAWLGGLVRELAGPELPVRRVRLQMMQTEPLGEPLTTSVADADSFRYYPAYRSPALDDLDAHQPQAPIAAAHRMQLLMVQRADGGLTIGDTHEYEHPFAFDTLEDPYEHLTEVVESFLGRPLPKIRRRWAGVYAQCTDPSRVVHRQRVRDGVWLVTGPGGRGMTCSPAIAETTANELGW, encoded by the coding sequence GTGAGAGTGATAGTCGTCGGAGCCGGCGTGGTGGGTACCCTGCACGCCTGGCACGCAGTGGAACGCGGCCACGAGGTCGTACAGATCGAGCGTGAGGCGGAGGCCCGCGGGGCCTCGCTGCGCAACTTCGGGCAGATCTGGGTGAGTGGTCGCGCCGGAGGAGAGGAGCTGGAGACCGCCCTGCGGGCGCGGGAGCTGTGGGAGGGGATCGGGGCACGCGTCCCGGGCGTCGGCTTCCGGGCGTGCGGATCGCTGACCCCCGTGCGCAACCCGCGCGAACTCGCCGTCGCCGAGGCCGCCCTGGCCCGCGAGGACGCCGCCGCCCGCGGCTACAAGCTGCTCGCCGCGGACGAGGCACGCGCCGTGAACCCCGCCCTGCGGGGTGCCTTCGAAGCGGCCCTGTTCTGCGAGCGCGACGCGGCCGTCGAGCCGCGCACGGCCCAACTCGCTCTCCGCGCCGAGCTGTCGAAGTCCCCGAACTACACCTTCCTGCCGGGGCGCGAGGTCCGTGACGTCGTGGGAGAGCACGCCGTGCGCGACGACCACGGGGACGTCCACACCGGTGACGTCGTCGTGCTGTGCACGGGCGCCTGGCTGGGCGGTCTCGTACGGGAGCTGGCCGGGCCCGAGCTGCCCGTACGGCGGGTGCGGCTGCAGATGATGCAGACCGAACCGCTGGGCGAGCCGCTCACCACCTCCGTCGCCGACGCCGACAGCTTCCGGTACTACCCCGCGTACCGCAGCCCCGCCCTCGACGACCTGGACGCACACCAGCCGCAGGCCCCGATCGCCGCCGCGCACCGGATGCAGCTGCTCATGGTGCAGCGCGCGGACGGCGGGCTGACCATCGGCGACACCCACGAGTACGAGCACCCCTTCGCCTTCGACACCCTCGAAGACCCCTACGAGCACCTCACCGAGGTCGTCGAGTCCTTCCTCGGCCGCCCGCTGCCGAAGATCCGGCGCCGCTGGGCCGGGGTGTACGCGCAGTGCACCGACCCGAGCCGAGTCGTGCACCGGCAGCGGGTGCGGGACGGGGTGTGGCTGGTCACCGGGCCCGGCGGGCGCGGCATGACCTGTTCGCCCGCCATCGCCGAAACGACCGCCAACGAGCTGGGATGGTGA
- a CDS encoding DUF6412 domain-containing protein codes for MVRSSAHVRPVALLLVLLLELAVLDAGSLPAAVAVAFTVTAAAGAALAVCALIGSRSASAVPRTRVRTAIRDRERRTAFLPQRDPDASGRPRPRAPGRALLTAAA; via the coding sequence GTGGTCCGGAGTTCGGCGCACGTACGCCCTGTCGCCCTTCTGCTCGTGCTGCTCCTCGAACTCGCCGTGCTGGACGCCGGCAGCCTCCCGGCAGCCGTCGCCGTCGCGTTCACCGTGACCGCCGCGGCCGGGGCCGCGCTGGCCGTCTGCGCCCTCATCGGCTCGCGCAGCGCGTCCGCCGTCCCGCGTACGCGGGTTCGTACGGCGATCCGTGACCGTGAGCGCCGTACGGCGTTCCTGCCCCAACGTGATCCCGACGCCTCGGGGCGTCCGCGCCCCCGAGCGCCCGGGCGGGCCCTCCTGACGGCCGCCGCGTAG
- a CDS encoding winged helix-turn-helix transcriptional regulator, producing the protein MALGKDYVTQECSIASALEIVGERWTLLVVRDALYGVRRYNDFLVHLGIPRAVLASRLQALTAEGILEKRRYQESPPRDEYVVTDRGIALWPTLRSLGRWGREHRGEAPLRYFRHATCGTELGSYGECATCGTVVPVPDVEMVPGPGLDPDPADPVSRALLKPRRLLEPIDTGHA; encoded by the coding sequence ATGGCTCTCGGCAAGGACTACGTGACGCAGGAGTGCTCGATCGCCAGCGCGCTCGAGATCGTCGGCGAGCGCTGGACGCTCCTCGTCGTGCGCGACGCGCTCTACGGCGTACGGCGCTACAACGACTTCCTCGTCCACCTCGGCATCCCGCGCGCGGTTCTCGCGTCCCGGCTCCAGGCGCTGACCGCCGAGGGCATCCTCGAGAAGCGCCGCTACCAGGAGTCGCCGCCGCGCGACGAGTACGTCGTCACCGACCGCGGCATCGCCCTGTGGCCGACCCTGCGCTCGCTCGGGCGGTGGGGCCGCGAGCACCGCGGCGAGGCGCCGCTGCGTTACTTCCGGCATGCGACCTGCGGTACGGAGCTCGGCTCGTACGGCGAATGTGCCACGTGTGGAACCGTCGTACCCGTCCCGGACGTCGAAATGGTGCCGGGACCCGGACTCGATCCGGACCCGGCGGATCCGGTCAGCCGGGCGCTGCTCAAGCCGAGGCGGCTGCTGGAGCCGATCGACACCGGTCACGCATAA
- a CDS encoding class F sortase: MPEHGRSSGAGRLVTGVAWAVLLLGLWLWGRDLTDVRQGIAAPTTGDIAAVGRPPEVRLPPALKPLTSAAPQRIDIPSMGVQAPVVRRGLDGQGAIDPPPFDQPGVVGWFAAGVRPGAAGTALFVGHVDTKTRPAVFYKLSTVRPGQTVRVVRDDGTVAEFTVDDVQVFPRDHFDARQAYGPRESGRAELRLVTCGGTFDRVSRTYTANVVVSAYLTGHGR, encoded by the coding sequence ATGCCCGAACACGGGCGTTCCTCCGGCGCCGGCCGGCTGGTGACCGGTGTCGCCTGGGCGGTACTGCTGCTCGGGCTGTGGCTGTGGGGCCGCGACCTGACCGACGTACGGCAGGGGATAGCGGCGCCGACGACGGGGGACATCGCGGCGGTCGGACGACCGCCCGAGGTACGGCTGCCACCCGCGCTGAAGCCGCTGACGAGCGCGGCGCCGCAGCGCATCGACATTCCCTCGATGGGGGTGCAGGCGCCGGTCGTGCGCCGCGGGCTCGACGGGCAGGGGGCGATCGATCCGCCGCCCTTCGACCAGCCGGGCGTGGTCGGCTGGTTCGCCGCCGGGGTGCGGCCGGGGGCGGCCGGGACCGCGCTGTTCGTGGGGCACGTCGACACCAAGACCCGGCCCGCGGTCTTCTACAAACTCAGCACGGTACGGCCGGGGCAGACGGTCCGGGTGGTCCGCGACGACGGGACGGTCGCCGAGTTCACCGTGGACGACGTGCAGGTCTTCCCGCGCGACCACTTCGACGCCCGACAGGCCTACGGGCCACGGGAGTCGGGGCGGGCCGAACTGCGGCTCGTCACCTGCGGCGGCACCTTCGACCGGGTGAGCCGCACCTACACCGCGAACGTGGTCGTGTCGGCGTACCTCACGGGCCACGGACGATGA
- a CDS encoding HAD-IIA family hydrolase yields MAERKPIESWLTDMDGVLIHEGVPIPGADAFVKRLRESGKPFLVLTNNSIYTARDLHARLRRMGLDVPVENIWTSALATAKFLDDQRPGGTAYVIGEAGLTTALHDIGYVLTDHEPDYVVLGETRTYSFEAMTKAVRLIKGGARFIATNPDETGPSAEGPLPATGAVAALITKATGKQPYFAGKPNPLMMRTGLNAIGAHSETSAMIGDRMDTDVLAGLEAGMVTYLVLTGLTTREEIEQYPFRPSRIVDSIADLVERI; encoded by the coding sequence ATGGCAGAGCGCAAGCCCATCGAGTCGTGGCTCACCGACATGGACGGCGTCCTCATCCACGAGGGTGTGCCGATCCCCGGCGCGGACGCCTTCGTCAAGAGGCTGCGGGAGTCCGGGAAGCCGTTCCTGGTGCTCACCAACAACTCGATCTACACCGCTCGTGACCTGCACGCCAGGCTGCGGCGCATGGGCCTGGACGTGCCGGTCGAGAACATCTGGACCTCCGCGCTCGCCACCGCCAAGTTCCTGGACGACCAGCGGCCCGGCGGCACCGCGTACGTCATCGGCGAGGCGGGCCTGACCACGGCGCTGCACGACATCGGGTACGTCCTGACCGACCACGAGCCGGACTACGTGGTCCTCGGCGAGACCCGTACGTACTCCTTCGAGGCCATGACCAAGGCGGTCCGGCTGATCAAGGGCGGCGCCCGGTTCATCGCCACCAACCCCGACGAGACCGGCCCGTCCGCCGAGGGCCCGCTGCCCGCGACCGGTGCGGTGGCCGCGCTGATCACCAAGGCGACCGGCAAGCAGCCCTACTTCGCCGGCAAGCCGAACCCGCTGATGATGCGGACGGGGCTCAACGCCATCGGGGCGCACTCCGAGACCAGCGCGATGATCGGCGACCGGATGGACACGGACGTCCTGGCCGGCCTCGAGGCGGGCATGGTGACCTATCTCGTCCTCACCGGGCTGACCACCCGCGAGGAGATCGAGCAGTACCCCTTCCGGCCCTCCAGGATCGTGGACTCGATCGCGGACCTCGTCGAGCGGATCTGA
- a CDS encoding heme-degrading domain-containing protein, producing MSTEDTARLLAEQITELESQERQLVLPHFTYDDAWTLGTLLVSMAREAAAPVAIDIRRGGQQLFHAALPGSTPDNDAWIDRKRRVVERYGCSSLLVGTRFRAKGTTFEASSRLDPDTYAAHGGAFPLTVEGAGVIGTVVVSGLPQLEDHAMVIKALHQFLGS from the coding sequence GTGAGCACCGAGGACACCGCGCGGCTGCTCGCGGAACAGATCACGGAACTGGAGTCCCAGGAGCGGCAGCTGGTGCTCCCCCACTTCACGTACGACGACGCGTGGACGCTGGGCACCCTGCTCGTGAGCATGGCCCGTGAGGCCGCCGCTCCGGTCGCCATCGACATCCGCCGCGGCGGCCAGCAGCTCTTCCACGCCGCCCTGCCCGGTTCGACCCCGGACAACGACGCCTGGATCGACCGCAAGCGCCGCGTCGTCGAGCGCTACGGCTGCTCCTCGCTCCTCGTCGGCACCCGCTTCCGCGCCAAGGGCACCACCTTCGAGGCGTCCTCCCGCCTCGACCCCGACACCTACGCGGCCCACGGCGGCGCGTTCCCCCTCACGGTCGAGGGCGCGGGCGTCATCGGCACGGTGGTGGTCTCGGGCCTCCCCCAACTGGAAGACCACGCCATGGTCATCAAGGCGCTCCACCAGTTCCTGGGAAGCTAA
- a CDS encoding ROK family transcriptional regulator, with product MAYVNRTNAESGVNLLALRSHNAALVLDLLRTAGEGGISRLELAERTGLTPQAVSKITARLRADGLVAEAGRRASTGGKPRTVLRLVPEAGHAIGLHLDRDEVTVVLCDLTGAVVAERRVPLDLGAGAEAVVESAAGEVEALLAGAGVSVLGVGVALPGPLDHARGVLHRVTGFPEWDGFPLRDALAGRLGVPVVVDKDTNAAALGIAVVGRESGVGKTGDVSPGPLESFAYLHLGTGLGAGLVIGGGVHRGARTGAGEFGHQVIQLDGPPCGCGNRGCIEALCLAAVDRGAMGEAARVLGVGAANLVGLLDIDLVLLGGRTVAAHEEAFVRGVGAVLEERARLEGVDDGAIPVRVAPGGARGVAEGAAQLLLAPLFGRGED from the coding sequence ATGGCGTACGTGAACAGGACCAACGCCGAGTCGGGAGTCAATCTGCTCGCCCTGCGCAGCCACAACGCCGCGCTCGTGCTCGATCTGCTGCGCACGGCCGGGGAGGGCGGTATCAGCCGGCTCGAACTCGCCGAGCGCACCGGGCTGACCCCGCAGGCCGTCAGCAAGATCACCGCTCGGCTGCGGGCGGACGGGCTGGTGGCGGAGGCGGGGCGCCGCGCGTCGACCGGCGGCAAGCCGCGGACCGTGCTGCGGCTCGTGCCCGAGGCCGGGCATGCGATCGGGCTGCATCTCGACCGCGACGAGGTGACGGTCGTGCTGTGCGACCTCACCGGCGCGGTGGTCGCCGAGCGGCGGGTTCCGCTCGATCTGGGGGCCGGGGCGGAGGCGGTCGTCGAGTCGGCGGCGGGGGAGGTCGAGGCGCTGCTCGCGGGGGCGGGGGTGTCCGTACTGGGCGTGGGCGTCGCCCTGCCGGGGCCGCTCGACCATGCCCGGGGTGTGCTGCATCGGGTCACCGGGTTTCCCGAGTGGGACGGGTTCCCGTTGCGGGACGCGCTGGCGGGGCGGCTCGGGGTGCCCGTGGTGGTGGACAAGGACACGAACGCGGCCGCGTTGGGGATCGCGGTGGTGGGGAGGGAGAGCGGCGTCGGGAAGACGGGGGATGTGTCCCCCGGCCCCCTCGAATCCTTCGCCTATCTGCACCTCGGTACGGGGCTCGGGGCGGGGCTCGTGATCGGTGGGGGCGTGCACCGGGGGGCGCGTACCGGGGCGGGGGAGTTCGGGCATCAGGTCATCCAGCTGGACGGGCCCCCGTGCGGCTGCGGCAACCGTGGCTGCATCGAGGCGTTGTGCCTCGCCGCGGTGGACCGTGGTGCCATGGGTGAGGCGGCGCGGGTGCTCGGGGTGGGCGCCGCGAATCTGGTGGGGCTGTTGGACATCGACCTCGTGCTGCTCGGCGGGCGTACCGTCGCCGCGCATGAGGAGGCCTTCGTACGGGGTGTCGGTGCCGTTCTTGAGGAACGGGCCCGGCTGGAGGGCGTGGACGACGGGGCGATTCCGGTGCGGGTGGCGCCCGGTGGGGCGCGTGGGGTCGCGGAAGGCGCGGCGCAGTTGCTGCTGGCGCCGCTGTTCGGGCGCGGGGAGGACTGA
- a CDS encoding ATP-binding cassette domain-containing protein: MSGGSGIRFDRVSVAYDGTTVLDSLDLTVEPGEVMALLGPSGSGKTTALRAVAGFVRPASGRVFIGDRDVTALPPHRRGVGMVVQQYALFPHMRVEDNVAFGLRAQKVAKGEIRGRVAEALEMTGMAAYARRHPRELSGGQQQRVAIARALAIRPGVLLLDEPLSALDAQLRSGMLAELSRLHRELPDMSILYDKATDAAGKPTTFALPYAAGLVTKAPHSENGRKLLDFMLSAKAQQQVSEIGGGFSARKDVKATDANAIALTKLMDGVALFEPDWADIDKNLTSYVEDWKTATGS; this comes from the coding sequence GTGAGCGGCGGCAGCGGCATCCGATTCGACCGGGTGTCCGTCGCGTACGACGGCACCACGGTCCTCGACTCCCTCGACCTCACCGTCGAGCCCGGCGAGGTGATGGCGCTGCTCGGGCCGTCCGGGTCCGGGAAGACCACCGCGCTGCGGGCCGTCGCCGGGTTCGTGCGGCCCGCCTCCGGCCGGGTGTTCATCGGCGACCGGGACGTGACCGCGCTGCCGCCCCACCGGCGCGGCGTCGGCATGGTGGTGCAGCAGTACGCGCTGTTCCCGCACATGCGGGTCGAGGACAACGTCGCCTTCGGGCTCAGGGCGCAGAAGGTCGCCAAGGGCGAGATCCGCGGACGGGTCGCCGAGGCGCTGGAGATGACCGGGATGGCGGCCTACGCCCGGCGCCATCCGCGGGAACTGTCCGGCGGGCAGCAACAGCGGGTCGCCATCGCGCGGGCGCTCGCCATCCGGCCCGGCGTCCTTCTCCTCGACGAGCCGCTGTCCGCGCTCGACGCGCAGCTGCGGTCGGGGATGCTGGCCGAACTCTCCCGGCTGCACCGGGAGTTGCCCGACATGTCGATCCTGTACGACAAGGCCACCGACGCCGCCGGGAAGCCCACCACCTTCGCCCTCCCGTACGCCGCGGGACTCGTCACCAAGGCCCCGCACTCGGAGAACGGCAGGAAGCTCCTCGACTTCATGCTCTCCGCCAAGGCGCAGCAGCAGGTCAGCGAGATCGGCGGCGGTTTCTCCGCGCGCAAGGACGTCAAGGCCACCGACGCGAACGCCATCGCCCTGACCAAGCTCATGGACGGCGTCGCGCTCTTCGAGCCGGACTGGGCCGACATCGACAAGAACCTGACCTCGTACGTCGAGGACTGGAAGACGGCCACGGGAAGCTGA
- a CDS encoding Gfo/Idh/MocA family oxidoreductase gives MTGTTGTTGTPLRVALIGYGLAGSVFHAPLIATTEGLALDTIVTSNPERQEQARAEFGDGVSFAATPEELWARADELDLIVIASPNKTHVPLATAALKAGLPVVVDKPLAGTAAEARELAALAEERGLLLSVFQNRRWDNDFLTLRKLLDEGELGDVWRFESRFERWRPQPKGGWRESGDPAEIGGLLYDLGSHVVDQALVLFGPAASVYAETDVRRPGAQTDDDTFIAITHTNGVRSHLYVSATTAQLGPRFRVLGSAAGYVKHGLDPQEADLREGKRPDATAEWGVEPESLWGRVGSGESPLTGGGRPEPTLPGAYPAYYAAIAAALRDGAPNPVTAQEAAAALDVLEAARRSATEGTVVSL, from the coding sequence ATGACTGGTACGACTGGCACGACTGGCACCCCCCTCCGCGTGGCCCTCATCGGTTACGGCCTCGCGGGCTCCGTCTTCCACGCCCCGCTGATCGCCACGACCGAGGGCCTGGCCCTGGACACGATCGTCACCTCGAACCCGGAGCGGCAGGAGCAGGCACGCGCCGAGTTCGGCGACGGAGTCTCGTTCGCCGCCACGCCCGAAGAGCTCTGGGCGCGCGCCGACGAGCTGGACCTGATCGTCATCGCCTCCCCGAACAAGACCCACGTCCCGCTCGCGACCGCCGCCCTCAAGGCGGGCCTGCCGGTCGTCGTCGACAAGCCCCTCGCCGGTACGGCGGCGGAGGCCCGCGAGCTGGCCGCGCTGGCCGAAGAGCGCGGCCTGCTCCTCTCCGTCTTCCAGAACCGCCGCTGGGACAACGACTTCCTGACCCTCCGCAAGCTGCTCGACGAGGGCGAGCTGGGCGACGTATGGCGCTTCGAGTCCCGTTTCGAGCGGTGGCGTCCGCAGCCCAAGGGCGGCTGGCGCGAGTCCGGCGACCCGGCAGAGATCGGAGGTCTCCTCTACGACCTCGGCAGCCACGTCGTCGACCAGGCCCTCGTCCTCTTCGGCCCCGCGGCCTCGGTGTACGCCGAGACGGACGTCCGCCGCCCCGGCGCCCAGACCGACGACGACACCTTCATCGCGATCACGCACACGAACGGTGTCCGCTCCCACCTCTACGTCTCCGCGACGACCGCCCAACTCGGCCCGCGCTTCCGCGTCCTGGGCTCCGCGGCCGGTTACGTGAAGCACGGCCTGGACCCGCAGGAGGCGGACCTGCGCGAGGGCAAGCGTCCCGACGCGACCGCCGAGTGGGGTGTCGAGCCCGAGTCCCTGTGGGGCCGCGTCGGCTCCGGCGAGTCCCCGCTCACGGGTGGCGGCCGCCCCGAGCCCACGCTCCCGGGCGCGTACCCCGCGTACTACGCGGCCATCGCCGCCGCCCTCCGCGACGGCGCCCCGAACCCGGTCACCGCGCAGGAGGCCGCGGCCGCCCTCGACGTCCTGGAGGCGGCCCGCCGCTCCGCCACCGAGGGCACGGTGGTGTCCCTGTGA
- a CDS encoding fumarylacetoacetate hydrolase family protein — MKLLRVGTAGSERPALLDAEGILRDLSGVVPDIDGALLADDAALGRVRAAAESGELPVLDADGLRVGPPLARIGKIVCIGLNYHDHARETGAEPPAEPVIFFKAADTVVGPDDTVLVPRGSVKTDWEVELAVVIGRTARYLESHEEALARVAGYAVAHDVSEREFQIERGGTWDKGKNCETFNPLGPWLVTADEVSDPQDLSLKLWVNGELKQDGTTAEQIFSVAEVVRYVSQFMTLYPGDVINTGTPAGVALGQPEPKPYLRAGDVVELEIGGLGRQRQEFKPA; from the coding sequence ATGAAGCTGCTGCGAGTCGGTACGGCGGGATCGGAGCGGCCCGCGCTGCTCGACGCCGAAGGGATCCTCCGGGATCTGTCGGGAGTCGTGCCGGACATCGACGGGGCGCTGCTCGCCGACGACGCGGCGCTCGGGCGGGTCCGTGCGGCCGCCGAGTCGGGGGAACTGCCCGTGCTGGACGCGGACGGGCTGCGCGTCGGGCCGCCGCTCGCCCGGATCGGCAAGATCGTCTGCATCGGGCTCAACTACCACGACCATGCCCGCGAGACCGGGGCCGAGCCGCCTGCCGAGCCGGTGATCTTCTTCAAGGCGGCGGACACGGTGGTCGGGCCGGACGACACCGTGCTCGTGCCGCGCGGGTCGGTCAAGACCGACTGGGAGGTCGAACTCGCGGTCGTCATCGGGCGTACCGCCCGCTATCTGGAGTCGCACGAGGAGGCGCTCGCGCGTGTCGCCGGGTACGCGGTGGCGCACGACGTCTCCGAGCGGGAGTTCCAGATCGAGCGCGGGGGGACGTGGGACAAGGGGAAGAACTGCGAGACGTTCAATCCGCTGGGGCCGTGGCTGGTGACGGCGGACGAGGTTTCCGACCCGCAGGATCTTTCGCTGAAGCTGTGGGTGAACGGAGAGCTGAAGCAGGACGGGACCACGGCCGAGCAGATCTTTTCGGTGGCGGAAGTGGTCCGGTACGTCAGTCAGTTCATGACGCTCTATCCGGGGGACGTCATCAATACGGGGACGCCGGCGGGGGTTGCGTTGGGGCAGCCGGAGCCGAAGCCGTATCTGAGGGCCGGGGATGTGGTGGAGTTGGAGATCGGGGGGTTGGGCAGGCAGCGGCAGGAGTTCAAACCCGCGTAG
- a CDS encoding GntR family transcriptional regulator, with amino-acid sequence MDYPNDQSPGAPVRSGIPEHGRIPKYYAVKAHIAVLIEELGEGGLLPTERDLAETYEVARETVRQALRELLLEGKLRRQGRGTVVAGPKLEQPLSLASYTEGVRRQGRTPGRTLISLDRFPCPQALATEAGLTRGEPVWHMERVLLADDERVGLESTYVAVARVPDLDRDFDPDSSFYAYLHDRLGIAFGDADERIETVLATPREALLIGTPPALPMLLIHRVSRDTKGRPLERVRTLYRGDRFSFTAHLGR; translated from the coding sequence GTGGACTACCCGAACGACCAATCGCCCGGCGCCCCCGTCCGCTCCGGCATCCCGGAGCACGGCCGTATCCCGAAGTACTACGCGGTCAAGGCGCACATCGCCGTGCTGATCGAGGAGTTGGGCGAAGGGGGGCTGCTGCCCACCGAGCGCGATCTCGCCGAGACGTACGAGGTGGCCCGCGAGACCGTACGGCAGGCACTGCGGGAGTTGCTGCTCGAAGGCAAGCTGCGGCGGCAGGGGCGCGGCACGGTCGTCGCGGGGCCGAAACTGGAGCAGCCGCTCTCCCTCGCGAGCTACACCGAAGGCGTACGGCGGCAGGGGCGCACCCCCGGTCGTACGCTCATCTCGCTCGACCGCTTCCCGTGCCCGCAGGCGCTGGCCACCGAGGCGGGGCTGACGCGCGGTGAGCCCGTCTGGCACATGGAGCGCGTGCTGCTCGCCGACGACGAGCGGGTCGGTCTGGAGAGTACGTACGTCGCCGTGGCCCGGGTGCCCGACCTCGACCGTGACTTCGACCCCGACTCCTCCTTCTACGCCTACCTCCACGACCGGCTCGGCATCGCGTTCGGTGACGCGGACGAGCGGATCGAGACGGTGCTGGCGACGCCGCGCGAGGCGCTGCTCATCGGTACGCCGCCCGCGCTGCCGATGCTGCTGATCCACCGGGTCTCGCGGGACACGAAGGGGCGGCCGCTGGAGCGGGTGCGGACGCTGTACCGGGGGGACCGGTTCTCGTTCACGGCGCACCTGGGCAGGTGA
- the yidC gene encoding membrane protein insertase YidC, producing the protein MSAFAGLVERLADLLEPLFHASAAAAAIVLFTALVRLFVHPLSRAAARGQRARAALQPRIAELRKKYRKDPERMRKAVLELHEKEKVSPLSGILPGLLQLPAFFLLYHLFSSSTVGGEANELLSHQLFAAPLGGRWLDVLGGGGVFGAAGLVYLALFVVVGAVAVFNYRRTKRTMAASAPAADGAEVPGLGAVSAFVPFLSFFTLVTVAVVPLAAALYVVTSTAWSAVERAVLYP; encoded by the coding sequence ATGTCCGCTTTCGCCGGGCTGGTCGAGCGGCTCGCCGATCTGCTCGAACCGCTGTTCCACGCTTCCGCTGCCGCCGCCGCGATCGTCCTGTTCACCGCGCTCGTACGACTGTTTGTGCATCCCCTGTCCCGGGCGGCGGCGCGGGGACAGCGGGCGCGTGCCGCGTTGCAGCCGCGGATCGCCGAACTGCGCAAGAAGTATCGGAAGGATCCCGAGAGGATGCGGAAGGCGGTGCTGGAACTGCACGAGAAGGAGAAGGTGTCGCCGCTGTCCGGGATCCTGCCCGGGCTCCTTCAGCTGCCGGCCTTCTTTCTTCTCTATCACCTGTTTTCCAGTTCCACCGTCGGCGGTGAGGCCAACGAGCTGCTGAGCCACCAGTTGTTCGCCGCGCCGCTCGGCGGGCGGTGGCTGGACGTGCTCGGGGGCGGTGGGGTGTTCGGTGCCGCCGGGCTTGTCTACCTCGCTCTGTTCGTGGTGGTCGGCGCGGTCGCCGTCTTCAACTATCGGCGTACGAAGCGGACGATGGCCGCCTCGGCGCCTGCGGCCGACGGGGCGGAGGTGCCCGGCCTCGGTGCGGTGAGTGCGTTTGTGCCGTTCCTGTCCTTCTTCACACTCGTCACCGTGGCCGTGGTGCCGCTGGCCGCCGCGCTGTACGTGGTGACCAGTACGGCTTGGAGTGCTGTGGAGCGTGCGGTCCTGTATCCCTGA